From a single Sorghum bicolor cultivar BTx623 chromosome 5, Sorghum_bicolor_NCBIv3, whole genome shotgun sequence genomic region:
- the LOC8059350 gene encoding protein ALP1-like: MPPMRGRGAKRRRMAAAEKKAAAAAMAAAAVGAPLGDWWDAFCRRMSGTLSCIEDAQRFESVFKMPRRAFDYVCNLVKDEMMVRSSSYTFLDGTMLCLEDRVAIALRRLNSGGSLATVGSSVGVNHSTVSLITWRFIEAMEERASHHLRWPDSGEMEKIKSKFEKIHGLTNCCGVVDTTHITMCLSSAEPNCKVWLDQEKNYSMVLQAVVDLDTRFTDIVTGWPGSMKESSILHSSGLFKLCGEGERLNGSKVKVSDGSEIGEYLIGDSGYPLLPWLLTPYQEKDLTESSAEFNSRHSAARAVAPRTLAKFKDTWKFLQGEMWRPDKHKLPRIIHVCCLLHNIIIDLQETTMDEARAWPKSNDHDANYRQQVCQLADENGIKVRDKLSEHLISR; this comes from the exons ATGCCGCCGATGCGCGGGCGCGGGGCCAAGCGGCGCcggatggcggcggcggagaaGAAGGCGGCCGCGGCCGCAATGGCAGCCGCCGCCGTGGGTGCCCCGCTCGGAGACTGGTGGGACGCCTTCTGCAGGCGGATGTCAG GAACCTTATCTTGTATCGAGGATGCACAGAGATTTGAGTCTGTATTCAAAATGCCAAGAAGAGCCTTTGACTATGTCTGCAACCTGGTGAAAGATGAAATGATGGTGAGGTCCAGCAGCTATACCTTTCTTGATGGCACAATGCTGTGTTTAGAAGATCGAGTGGCCATTGCTCTGCGGAGGCTGAACTCTGGTGGGTCACTGGCGACTGTAGGATCCTCAGTTGGAGTGAACCACTCAACCGTGTCACTGATTACTTGGCGATTCATTGAGGCTATGGAGGAGCGAGCGAGCCACCACTTGCGCTGGCCAGACTCCGGTGAAATGGAGAAGATCAAGTCCAAGTTTGAGAAGATCCATGGTCTGACAAACTGCTGTGGTGTTGTGGATACAACACACATCACAATGTGTCTTTCATCAGCTGAACCGAACTGCAAGGTCTGGCTTGATCAGGAGAAGAATTACAGCATGGTACTGCAAGCTGTTGTTGATCTGGATACGAGGTTCACAGACATAGTGACTGGGTGGCCTGGTAGCATGAAAGAGTCGAGCATTCTGCACAGCTCTGGCCTTTTCAAGCTCTGCGGGGAAGGTGAGCGGCTGAATGGCAGCAAGGTGAAGGTATCAGATGGATCAGAGATTGGGGAATACTTGATCGGTGACTCAGGCTACCCCCTTCTTCCCTGGCTGCTCACACCATACCAAGAGAAGGACCTCACAGAGTCCAGTGCTGAGTTCAACAGTAGGCACTCAGCGGCGAGAGCAGTCGCTCCAAGGACACTGGCCAAGTTCAAGGACACATGGAAGTTCCTGCAGGGGGAGATGTGGCGTCCGGACAAGCACAAGCTGCCCCGGATAATCCATGTCTGCTGCTTGCTGCACAACATAATCATAGACCTTCAGGAAACAACCATGGATGAGGCACGGGCATGGCCGAAGTCGAACGACCATGACGCTAATTATAGGCAGCAGGTGTGCCAGTTAGCCGATGAGAATGGAATCAAGGTGAGGGACAAACTGTCCGAACACCTGATCAGCAGGTGA
- the LOC8060401 gene encoding F-box/FBD/LRR-repeat protein At5g22700, producing the protein MPPRKRGKVDGAASPDAGGDRISALPDDALHHLLSFLPAEDAVRTCVLARRWRHLWKSATGLRIWFGYGNELQSVKKFREFVIHLLLLRKRHSSLHTCELRLRNSASLCTHWLRKDRLGLNLWIRHILDCEVRTLRLKIRDPYFCLHLPLVSQHLTTLAFVGLGWTDDLCDFSNCPNLEHLEFDGSTFHGVQQISSKSLKYLSFSNNCDFDFYMESDTLICTPSLVSLRLDKHSGSPPILDSMPSLKEAFLRDPFMGCDDQDCYTCIHDKVQFGYEYNKCVLLQGLSEAENLTLMSDYKGAHFFRDLEWCPTFNNLRTLLLNEWCVDPDFYVLNCILKHSPVLEKLTLHLFTKAPQHKLEMIGRYNQMERSATISKHLKEIRVQCEVVNNKVYKVLKFLGTFGIHFLFK; encoded by the exons ATGCCTCCGAGGAAAAGGGGAAAAGTGGACGGTGCGGCGTCGCCGGATGCTGGCGGCGATCGCATCAGCGCGCTCCCGGACGACGCCCTCCATCACCTCCTCTCGTTCCTGCCTGCGGAGGACGCCGTGCGGACGTGCGTGCTCGCCCGCCGCTGGCGACATCTCTGGAAGTCCGCCACAGGTCTGCGCATCTGGTTCGGCTATGGGAATGAATTGCAGTCCGTGAAGAAGTTCCGAGAGTTCGTCATCCATCTGCTGCTCCTCCGCAAACGCCATTCTTCTCTCCACACATGCGAGCTCAGGTTACGGAACAGTGCCAGCCTTTGTACCCACTGGTTGCGTAAAGATAGACTCGGTCTGAATCTCTGGATCCGCCATATTCTAGACTGTGAAGTCCGGACACTCAGGCTCAAAATCCGGGACCCTTATTTCTGTTTGCACCTGCCCCTTGTCTCTCAGCACTTGACAACGCTAGCATTCGTCGGTCTAGGGTGGACCGACGATCTCTGCGACTTCTCGAATTGTCCGAATCTGGAACATCTAGAGTTCGATGGGTCTACATTTCATGGGGTGCAGCAGATCTCTTCAAAATCCCTGAAATACCTGAGCTTCAGCAATAACTGTGATTTTGATTTTTATATGGAATCAGACACTCTTATTTGCACGCCAAGCCTTGTTTCACTTAGGCTAGATAAGCATTCCGGCTCGCCTCCTATTCTGGATAGCATGCCATCATTAAAGGAGGCTTTTTTGAGAGATCCTTTCATGGGTTGTGATGATCAGGATTGTTACACTTGTATCCACGACAAGGTACAGTTCGGATACGAATACAACAAGTGTGTTCTTCTGCAAGGATTGTCGGAAGCTGAGAATTTGACGTTGATGTCTGACTACAAAGGG GCTCATTTTTTCAGGGATTTGGAATGGTGCCCAACTTTTAACAACTTGAGGACACTACTGCTAAATGAATGGTGTGTGGATCCTGACTTTTATGTGTTAAATTGCATTCTCAAACATTCACCGGTTTTGGAGAAGCTCACCCTTCATCTTTTTACTAAG GCACCTCAACATAAACTGGAAATGATAGGAAGATACAATCAAATGGAGAGATCAGCTACTATATCAAAACACCTGAAGGAAATCCGAGTCCAATGTGAAGTAGTTAACAATAAAGTTTACAAGGTTTTGAAGTTTCTGGGTACATTTGGCATAC ATTTCCTTTTCAAGTAA